In Athene noctua chromosome 8, bAthNoc1.hap1.1, whole genome shotgun sequence, a genomic segment contains:
- the LOC141963078 gene encoding phospholipid scramblase family member 5-like: MASQESQRQTNSVFKDYLPGSSDLPEQNKPVEPTSLWKQTSHAHNLPPGLEYLNQLDQIIIHQQVELLEAILGTETSSKYEIKNHLGQRVYFAVEENDCFDRNLCSPIRSFTIRIADNTGREVIRVKRPLRCNSCWFPCFLQELEVQSPPGTVAGYVVQNWDPFLPKFTIQNESKEDVLKIVGPCATCGCFDDVDFEVKSLNEMSTIGKISKYWSGFVNNVFTNTANFGIQVPVDLDVRIKAVMIGACFLIDLMFFENSLDGL; the protein is encoded by the exons ATGGCCTCTCAAG AATCTCAGAGACAAACTAACTCAGTCTTTAAGGATTACCTCCCTGGTTCTTCTGACCTTCCTGAACAGAATAAGCCTGTTGAACCAACAAGTCTCTGGAAGCAAACATCACATGCTCATAACTTGCCACCTGGTCTGGAGTACCTGAACCAG ctggaCCAGATAATTATTCATCAGCAAGTAGAGCTTCTTGAAG CCATACTTGGCACAGAGACCTCCAGCAAATATGAGATAAAAAACCATTTGGGACAAAGAGTTTACTTTGCAGTAGAAGAAAATGATTGCTTTGATCGTAACTTGTGTTCGCCTATAAGGTCTTTCACCATAAGGATCGCAGATAACACAGGCCGAGAAGTGATTAGAGTGAAGAGACCCCTGAGATGCAACAGCTGCTGGTTCCCCTGCTTCCTGCAAGAG TTAGAAGTTCAGTCCCCACCAGGTACAGTAGCTGGGTATGTTGTACAGAACTGGGACCCTTTTCTGCCAAAGTTTACTATACAAAATGAAAGTAAAGAAGATGTATTAAAAATAGTTGGCCCGTGTGCAACTTGTGGCTGTTTTGACGATGTTGACTTTGAG GTAAAGTCTCTCAATGAGATGTCAACGATTGGCAAAATTTCCAAGTACTGGTCTGGATTTGTAAACAATGTCTTTACCAACACTGCCAACTTCGGGATCCAGGTCCCTGTAGATCTTGATGTGAGAATCAAGGCAGTAATGATTGGTGCTTGTTTCCTCATT GACTTAATGTTCTTTGAAAACTCTTTGGATGGATTATAA